In one Neobacillus sp. CF12 genomic region, the following are encoded:
- a CDS encoding ATP-binding cassette domain-containing protein, with the protein MSNVPIISLSNVTKRIGRTTVIDDLSFDVPQGEIFGFLGPNGAGKTTTIRMIVGLMSITKGQILIKGKNIKTEFEQAIRHVGAIVESPEMYKYLSGYHNLVHYARMVPGVTKERIDEVVSLVKLENRIHDKVKKYSLGMRQRLGVAQALLHRPSLLILDEPTNGLDPAGIRELRDYLRHLTRTEGITVVVSSHLLSEMELMCDRVAILQRGKLVDVMPIQHITGGDEAGQTYQIQAQPAEQAVVTMKQMDGVQEVKLTQDGFVEVTAERECIPDILVGLMQSHIRIYGVQMVSKTLEERFLEITEGGQIG; encoded by the coding sequence ATGAGCAATGTACCTATCATCAGCTTGAGTAATGTGACCAAACGGATTGGCCGAACCACCGTTATCGACGATCTTTCATTTGACGTACCGCAAGGCGAAATTTTCGGATTTCTTGGTCCGAATGGGGCTGGAAAAACAACCACAATCCGTATGATCGTCGGACTGATGTCGATCACTAAAGGTCAGATACTGATTAAGGGGAAAAATATCAAAACCGAATTCGAGCAAGCGATCCGGCACGTCGGCGCCATTGTGGAAAGTCCAGAAATGTACAAGTATTTGAGTGGCTACCATAACCTCGTTCATTACGCTCGCATGGTGCCGGGGGTAACCAAGGAACGGATAGACGAAGTGGTTTCGCTGGTCAAGCTAGAAAACCGTATCCATGACAAAGTTAAGAAGTACTCACTCGGCATGCGTCAGCGTCTGGGAGTCGCCCAAGCACTGCTTCATCGGCCGTCCCTGCTCATTCTCGATGAACCGACGAACGGTCTTGACCCGGCAGGAATTCGCGAGTTGCGTGATTATTTGCGGCATTTGACCCGTACGGAAGGAATTACCGTTGTCGTCTCCAGCCATCTGTTGTCCGAGATGGAACTAATGTGCGACCGGGTCGCCATTCTCCAGCGGGGCAAACTGGTTGATGTGATGCCGATTCAGCATATTACCGGGGGGGACGAAGCCGGTCAAACGTACCAGATCCAAGCGCAGCCGGCGGAACAAGCGGTGGTGACCATGAAGCAGATGGATGGGGTCCAGGAAGTCAAACTGACTCAGGACGGATTCGTCGAGGTTACCGCCGAGCGGGAATGCATCCCGGACATTCTAGTAGGGCTGATGCAGAGCCACATTCGGATCTATGGCGTCCAGATGGTTAGCAAAACACTAGAAGAACGATTCTTAGAAATAACGGAGGGTGGACAAATTGGTTAA
- a CDS encoding ABC transporter permease, with translation MVNLVLNENMKIYRRMRTWILVGLMVAFVLFVNFIEWHSDGKKAQDEGWRAKLQQDNQQYSEILKQPELGKDDRTFYEQQLAINEYHLEQNIHSTDGTLWDGVNGSASMMIVITIFTIIIAGDSLAGEFSSGTIKLLLIRPASRVKILISKYISFLLFSMLLLLTLFVVSVVVNGILYGFGYMDLPLVSVNAEGEIVEKSMVLNLWKTYMLNGVSTVMYVTMAFMISSAFRSSAMAIGFSIGTLFAGNIVLEALQRFDWSKYLLFANTDLTQYLSGRPFQEGMTLSFSIGVLVVYFLVFNLVSWLLFTRRDVAA, from the coding sequence TTGGTTAATCTAGTACTCAATGAAAACATGAAGATTTACCGAAGGATGAGAACGTGGATCCTCGTCGGACTTATGGTCGCTTTTGTGCTTTTTGTCAACTTTATTGAATGGCATTCGGATGGGAAAAAGGCGCAAGATGAAGGCTGGCGGGCAAAACTGCAGCAGGACAATCAGCAATATAGCGAAATTCTGAAGCAGCCAGAGCTGGGTAAAGACGACCGAACGTTCTATGAGCAGCAGCTTGCCATCAACGAGTATCACCTAGAGCAGAATATTCACTCAACAGACGGCACGCTGTGGGATGGCGTGAACGGTTCGGCAAGCATGATGATCGTGATTACTATTTTCACCATCATCATTGCCGGAGACAGTCTGGCGGGCGAATTTTCGTCCGGCACAATCAAGCTGCTGCTCATCCGGCCAGCTAGCAGGGTCAAGATCCTTATCTCTAAGTATATCTCTTTTCTATTGTTCAGCATGCTGTTGTTACTCACTCTGTTTGTCGTATCCGTCGTGGTCAACGGAATCTTATATGGCTTTGGATACATGGATCTGCCTTTGGTCAGCGTGAATGCAGAAGGGGAAATCGTGGAAAAAAGCATGGTCCTCAACCTGTGGAAAACGTATATGCTTAACGGTGTATCCACGGTCATGTACGTAACCATGGCCTTTATGATTTCGTCCGCCTTCCGAAGCAGTGCGATGGCTATCGGGTTTTCCATCGGCACCTTGTTTGCGGGCAATATTGTTCTGGAGGCATTGCAGAGATTCGATTGGAGCAAGTACCTGTTGTTCGCTAACACCGATCTCACCCAGTACCTAAGCGGACGTCCTTTCCAAGAGGGAATGACCTTGTCCTTTTCCATTGGAGTGCTCGTTGTCTATTTCCTCGTGTTTAACTTGGTATCTTGGCTGCTTTTTACACGTAGAGACGTGGCGGCTTAA
- a CDS encoding VOC family protein, whose translation MEHVGIMVNDMDESLAFYQNILGLELRNREWLNDTIELAFLFFPEQPSVEVELIYGGPVENEGIVNHLAFRVENIEAELARFKEAGVKLVDEEPRSILNGTVKIAFFQGPNGEKLELVER comes from the coding sequence ATGGAACATGTGGGGATTATGGTCAATGACATGGACGAGTCTTTGGCGTTCTATCAAAATATCCTCGGTTTAGAGTTAAGAAATAGAGAATGGTTAAATGACACGATTGAGCTTGCCTTTTTATTTTTCCCAGAGCAGCCGAGTGTAGAGGTTGAACTTATCTACGGCGGTCCGGTTGAAAACGAAGGAATCGTGAATCACCTAGCCTTTAGAGTTGAAAACATTGAAGCTGAGCTTGCACGCTTTAAAGAAGCAGGCGTCAAATTAGTGGATGAAGAACCTCGAAGCATATTAAATGGTACAGTGAAAATCGCCTTTTTCCAAGGTCCGAATGGTGAGAAGCTAGAATTGGTAGAAAGATAA
- a CDS encoding PepSY domain-containing protein has translation MKKKMMIGGLSVLLMFGGAAAVGASKSGTQPDDSIHLDDKKTFNIVETQSLPQISAGQEIELETEHGKTFYKVETDDDSNIPSTPSTNSSTLSIEEAAKIALNKVNGTITEVEQEMEHGRLEFKFEIQSNRGEADVRVDAQSGDVTRVEFDDDDDRDDR, from the coding sequence ATGAAAAAGAAGATGATGATTGGCGGTTTATCAGTATTACTAATGTTTGGCGGTGCAGCGGCTGTGGGAGCTTCAAAAAGCGGGACCCAGCCTGACGATTCTATTCATCTTGATGACAAAAAAACTTTTAATATAGTGGAGACACAAAGCCTACCTCAAATTTCCGCAGGACAGGAGATTGAGTTGGAAACCGAGCATGGGAAAACTTTTTATAAAGTAGAGACAGATGATGATAGCAATATTCCTTCTACTCCGTCGACAAATAGTTCAACGTTGTCAATTGAAGAGGCAGCAAAAATTGCTCTTAACAAAGTTAATGGGACGATTACAGAAGTGGAACAAGAAATGGAACATGGCAGACTAGAATTTAAATTTGAAATTCAGTCTAATCGTGGCGAAGCGGACGTTCGGGTTGATGCCCAATCAGGTGATGTAACGCGAGTTGAATTTGACGATGATGATGACCGTGATGATCGATAA
- the yidA gene encoding sugar-phosphatase: MYKLVAIDIDGTLMNDRKEITKEVNDAIQAAKAKGVRVVICTGRPIVGVQSIIEELKLNDEDDFVITFNGALVQNTHTKEVESQITLTYENLKELYELSLEIHSPLQFFDTENLYTPNRKISIYTVHEAHINQVPINYLPIDEVSKDMLIPKVMFIDDPERLNTIIANIPESFWEKYTFVKSTPFFLEILDQRVSKGNAVKQLAEKLGIKREEVICIGDGENDLSMIEYAGCGVAMDNAVSVVKEVAQFHTLSNNDHGVAYAIEKLILGS, encoded by the coding sequence TTGTATAAATTAGTGGCAATAGATATTGATGGAACGCTGATGAATGATCGAAAAGAAATAACAAAAGAAGTGAATGACGCCATCCAAGCTGCCAAAGCTAAAGGAGTGAGGGTGGTAATCTGTACCGGAAGGCCAATTGTTGGTGTCCAATCGATTATTGAAGAATTGAAATTAAATGATGAAGATGACTTCGTGATTACCTTTAATGGGGCTCTTGTGCAAAATACTCACACTAAGGAAGTAGAATCTCAAATTACCTTAACCTATGAAAACTTAAAAGAACTATACGAATTAAGCCTAGAAATCCATTCACCGCTTCAATTCTTTGATACAGAAAATCTTTATACACCTAATAGAAAGATCAGCATATACACCGTTCATGAAGCCCATATCAATCAAGTTCCTATCAATTATCTTCCAATTGATGAAGTATCAAAGGACATGCTTATTCCAAAAGTAATGTTTATTGATGACCCGGAACGTTTGAATACAATCATTGCAAACATACCCGAATCATTCTGGGAAAAATATACGTTCGTGAAAAGTACGCCGTTCTTTTTAGAAATCCTTGACCAACGTGTGAGCAAAGGAAATGCAGTCAAACAACTTGCCGAAAAACTTGGGATTAAACGGGAAGAAGTCATCTGCATCGGGGACGGCGAAAATGATCTAAGTATGATTGAATATGCGGGCTGCGGAGTGGCAATGGACAATGCGGTATCTGTCGTGAAAGAAGTAGCTCAGTTCCATACATTATCCAATAATGATCATGGAGTAGCTTATGCGATTGAGAAGTTAATTTTGGGGTCATAA